From the Armatimonadota bacterium genome, the window CTTTCAGGTAAGGGGTCACAAACTCTCGGAACATGCGTGGCGAGAGGAAGGGACCGTCGTTGAAGGCGTAATCGGCGCACAGGGCGAAGCCGTCGATACCGTACTCTTCGCGCAGGCGTTTGCCCCGCTGCAGCGCCCACCGTACGTTGCGCTTGGCGGTTTCATGCATTTCGTCAGGACGTTCGAAGAAGGCAGTAGCCACTTCCACCATGTCGCTGCCTGTGGGGATAGCGAAGGTGGCGTCGCCGTGCGCAATCAGCAGGTATTTATCGCCCATGATGTCGCGGATGAAGCGAATCGTTTGCCCTAGCGTTTCATCATTGGGAGCGTGCACAATCATGATGATACTGTAGTCCAGCCGCTCAGCGACCTCAATATACAGTTCAGCGTTCTCGCGCAACATGCGGTCGCGCTCCGCAGCAGTGGCGTTCTGAAACTCGTGCCAGTGATGGTACTCCTTGCCCAGCAGCTCCTGTGTCAGCTGGAACTCCAGTTCGAAGGTGGGCACCCTGCTGTTAGGGCGCGGGGGCTTGCGCTCCAGCGCCCAGATAGCCTGTTGTTTGGGGGTAAGAGCGTCCGTTGCCATATTCAGCAGAATCCTCCTGTCGGCTTCACTCAACCAATACACCGGAAGGGGGCAATTCTCCTGTTGTGAGGGAAGGACGTTTAACGAGCAGGGGCACCTGTTGTTCTGAGCGCAGCGAAGAACATCACTCGGCGATACCGCGAGATGCTTCGCTGACGCTCAGCATGACAGGGTAAGTTTCTCAGGCAGCGGTTTCAGCCAGCTTCTGCGCTTCCTGTGTATCCACGCGGATGCCCGGTCCCATTGTGGACGAGACGGTGATGCCGCGCAGGTAGCGTCCCTTCGCCGCAGCGGGCTTCGCCTTCAACAGCGCGTTAATGGCGGCGATGAAATTCTCTACTAGATGGTCCACCTCAAAGGACGCTTTGCCGATGGGCATGTGCACGATGCCTGCCTTCTCCACGCGGAACGCCACACGCTTGCTTTGCTTCAGGTCACGTACCACGCGGTCGATGTCATTGGTCACTGTGCCCGACTTAGCGTTGGGCATACGCGGACCGAGCAGGCGTCCCAGGCGGCTGACTTGGGGCACCATATCCGGGGTGGCAACCAGCACGTCGAAGTCGCGCCACCCTTGTTGAATCTGCTGGATGAGGTCTTCCGCTCCCACCACGTCTGCGCCGGCGTTGAGCGCTTCTTCCGCCTTATCGCCTTTAGCAAATACCGCCACTTTAATCTTCTTGCCGGTTCCGTGGGGCAGGGTGGTGGTGCCTCGTACCATCTGGTCGCCGTGCCGGGGATCTACGCCCAGATTCACAGCGATATCGATAGTCTCATCGAAGCCTGCGTTTGCCAGCGACTTCGCCAGCTCCAGGGCTTCGCGCACTCCGTAGAGGCGGTTGCGGTCTACCTGTTGCTTTGCCTCCAGATAGCGTTTGCCGTGTTGCGGCATAGTTTCGTTCCTCCTGTGGTGTGTTTTCGGGGTTATCCCTCCCACAATTTGTCATGATGAGCGCAGGAAAGCGCCTCAGCATGACACAAGAACCTCACCGGCTCTTCCGATACTGCTAAGACACGATTTCAATCCCCATCGAGCGGGCGGTTCCCGCCACAATCTTCATCGCTGCCTCTTCGTCGTTGGCGTTGAGGTCGGGCATCTTGGTGCGGGCGATTTCGCGTAGCTGTTCTATGGTGATTTTGCCCACCTTCTGTCGGTTTGGCGTAGAGGAGCCTTTCTCGATGCCCGCCGCCTTGCGCAACAGCTCCGAAGCAGGTGGTGTCTTCGTGACGAACGTGAACGAGCGGTCCTCGTAGATGGTGATTTCCACCGGAACGATGGAACCCATCTGTGAGGCGGTGCGCTCGTTGTACTGCTTGATAAACTCCATCATGTTGATGCCGTAGGGTCCCAGGGAGGAACCCACGGGCGGAGCAGGGGTCGCTTTCCCTGCAGGTATCTGTATTTTGACCACAGCCGTAATTTTTTTCGCCAATGTAGACCCTCCGTTTTCGCGCGCCTTAAGTGATTTTCTCTATCTGCTCGAAGTCGAACTCCACAGGCGTATCCCGCCCGAAGAGCGAGATAAGGACGCGCACTTTTTCTTTATCCGGTAGCACCTCCTGGATGGTGCCGTGGAAATCGGTAAACGGGCCAGACACCACACGCACTTGTTCACCCGGCTGCCATGCCACGCGCGGCTTCTTCTGGGTGCCCTCCACTGTTTCGAGGATGGCTTCTACCTCTTTCTCCTGTAGAGGCACCGGCTTGTCGCCAGAGGTAACGAACCCAGTCACGCCAGCCGTGCTCTTCACCAGGTACCACGTCTGCTCGTCTAATATCATCTCAATCAGGATGTAGCCGGGGAAGATTTTCCGGCTAACGGTGACCTTTTTGCCCTGGCGGGTGCGCATCTCCTGTTCGGTGGGCACGAGGATACGAAAAATGCGGTCGCGCAAGCCCATTGCTTCCGCGCGCCGCTCGATGGCGGTCTTCACCTTATTCTCGTGACCGGCGTAGGTATGTACCGCGTACCACTGCTTTTGCATCGCCCACCCTCAGAACAGCCTCAGCGCCCGCGTGACCCACGACAGCAAGGCATCCAGCGCTCCGATGTACACGCTCATCACCGCGATAAAGCCCAGCACAATCATGGTAGAGCGCACAACCTGTTCGCGTGTTGGCCACTCACAGCGTTTCAGTTCTATCCACACATCGTTCAGAAAGCGACGGATACGTTCGAAGCTGGGTGTTCGGCGAATTGGGGGTTTGCCCGCTCCTGATGTGGCAGGCTTTGCCCGCTCCGTCTCTTTCGTTTTCGTTTTCACCATACCCATGATGGTTGTCTCTCTTGATGCATTGAATTGACATACAAATGGCAGGGGTGGAGGGACTCGAACCCCCGACCGCCGGTTTTGGAGACCGGTGCTCTACCATGCTGAGCTACACCCCTGCACACAGCAGCGCAGGCAACCCTGCGCTCAAAAGCCGCTTACTTCACCTCGCGGTGCACCACGTGGTGGCGACAACGTGGGCAGTACTTGCGCAACTCCAGCCTGTCCGGATCGTTAATCCGGTTCTTAGTGGTCGTGTAGTTGCGCGAGCGGCACTCGGTGCAAGCCAGTGTGATGATTATCCGGTTTTCTTTGTTCTTGCTCGCCATCGTTGTTCCCTGCCGTTACTCGATAATCTTGGTGACCACGCCTGCGCCCACCGTGTGACCACCTTCGCGCACCGCAAAGCGCAAGCCCTCCTCCATCGCTATCGGCGCAATCAACTCTACCTCTATCCGCACGTTGTCGCCAGGCATCACCATCTCCACACCCTCCGGCAACTTCATCGTGCCTGTCACGTCCGTCGTGCGGAAGTAAAACTGGGGACGATACCCGCTGAAAAACGGCGTGTGGCGACCGCCCTCCTCCTTCGTCAATACGTATATCTCCGCCGCAAACTTCGTGTGGGGTGTGATGCTACCAGGCTTCGCCAGCACCATCCCACGCTCCACCTCCTTGCGGTCTATCCCACGCAGCAACACCCCAGCGTTGTCCCCTGCCTGTATCTGATCCAGCGTCTTGCGGAACATCTCCAACGACGTCGCTACCGTCGTGCGGGTCTCCGGGTGTAAACCCACTATCTCTACCTGCTCCCCTACCCGCAACACACCACGCTCCACGCGACCCGTCACCACCGTGCCACGACCCGTTATCGTGAACACGTCCTCTATCGGCATCAAAAACGGCTTGTCAATGTCGCGCTGAGGGGTCGGAATATACGTGTCTATCGCCTCTATCAACTGCCATATCTTCTGAACCCACGGGTCGTTGCGGTCTACATCCGCAGCCTCTATCACCTTCAACGCACTGCCGCTAATCACCGGAACCTCGTCCCCAGGAAAGCCATACTTGCTCAGCAACTCCCGAACCTCTAACTCCACTAACTCCAGCAGTTCGGGGTCGTCTACCATGTCCTCCTTGTTCAGAAAGACCACAATATACGGCACCCCTACCTGACGAGCCAGCAAGATGTGCTCCCGAGTCTGAGGCATCGGGCCATCCGCCGCCGATACCACCAAAATCGCCCCGTCCATCTGCGCCGCGCCCGTAATCATGTTCTTGATGTAGTCCGCGTGACCCGGACAGTCCACGTGCGCATAGTGGCGATTGGGCGTCTGATACTCCGCATGGTAGATGTTGATGGTAACCCCTCGCTCCCGCTCCTCAGGGGCGGAGTCGATGCGTTCATACGGCTGGTATTCCGCCAGCCCCTCCTTCGCCAAAACGCGCGTGATGGCAGCGGTCAACGTGGTCTTGCCGTGATCCACGTGACCAATCGTGCCGATGTTCACATGCGGCTTGGTGCGCTCAAATCGCTGCTTGCCCATTTAGTAATGACCTCCCAACCGTTTTGAACAGGGCTGTCCGCGCGTGCACGGGTGCGGCACCGGAGCAGCCGATGGTTTCCTCTCTCATGGAGCCCCCGACGGGACTCGGACCCGTGACCTCGTCTTTACCAAAGACGCGCTCTCCCTCTGAGCTACGGGGGCTCACCTTACAGCATACCGCCTCCTGCTATGTTTCACTCAGACAGTTTGGGAATGGTGGGGGGAGGAGGATTCGAACCCCCGAAGGCATTCCGCCGGCAGATTTACAGTCTGCTCCCTTTGGCCGCTCGGGCATCCCCCCACGCACATAGCAGGTGGAGTTTGCACCATGTAATATACATCAACCTTGCGATATTTGTCAAGGTTTCGAGAGGGCGTTCGAGAGATTGCGTAGATATTACCCATACAACTTGCCTGCTCATGAGGGTGTTCGAAATTGCTGGTTGAATGGATAGATAACCTAACCCCCTTGCCCCCTTCCCTGCAAGGGAAGGGGGAACGCCCCTCTCCTCGCAGGAGAGGGGACGGGGGTGAGGTAAGGCAGGGATAGCAAGAACGCCTCTCTCCTTGCGCTACAACCAACTTCTCAACAATTCTCGAACACCCTCCCCTGCTCATTGACTCCTGCGCGAAAATAGGGTATACTACGCAAGGAATCACAAGGCGAGGTAGCCTCAGAGTTTGCAAAGAGGGACGCTCCTCGAAACGCAGAATGATTCTGCGGGGGCGTCCCTTTTTGGCTTATCTGGGGCAAGCCGTGGCGCCAATCACACAAGGAGGGAATGTGCATATGACACCCAAAGAGGCGATTGATTTCGCCCGTGAGAAGGAAGCGCGTATTGTAGACCTGCGGTTTACCGACTTGCCGGGCACATGGCAACACTTCTCGATGCCTGTGGAAGCGCTGGATGAAAGCCTGTTCGAAGAGGGCATTGGCTTCGACGGCTCCTCTATCCGAGGCTTCCAGGTCATTAATGAATCTGACATGCTGCTGATACCCGACCCCAGCTCGGTGTTCATGGACCCGTTCACCGAGCACCCCACGGTGGTTTTCATCTGCGATGTGGTGGACCCCCTGACGCGCGAGCGCTACACCCGCGACCCGCGCTATGTGGCGCAGAAGGCGGAGCAGTACCTGCGCTCTACCGGCATCGCCGACGTGGCGTACTTCGGGCCGGAGGCAGAGTTCTACATCCTCAACGACGTGCGTTTTGACCAGAACCAGCATTCCGGCTACTACTTTGTCGATTCCGACGAAGGTGCGTGGAACATGGGGCGCGATGAGAAGCCGAACCTGGGCTACAAAGTACGTTATAAGGAGGGCTACTTCCCGGTGCCTCCCAGCGATAGCCTGCAGGACCTGCGCACCGAAATGATGCTGAACCTGATGGCGGTTGGAGTAGAGCCGGAAGTGCATCACCATGAGGTAGCGACAGCAGGGCAAGCGGAAATCGACATCCGCTTCGCGCCGCTGGTACAGATGGGCGATAGCCTGATGAAGTACAAGTATGTGATTAAGCAGACCGCGTTCCAGAACGGTTACACCGTCACCTTCATGCCGAAGCCTATCTTTATGGACAATGGCTCCGGGATGCACGTGCACCAGAGCCTGTGGAAAAACGGCGTGAACATTTTCTTTGACGAACGCGGTTACGCCGGATTATCGGAGACCGCTATCTACTACATCGGCGGTATCCTGAAGCACGCCGCCAGCGTGCTCGCCTTTGCCGCGCCGACCACCAATTCTTACCGCCGACTGGTACCCGGGTACGAGGCGCCGATTAACCTGATTTACAGTCAGCGCAACCGCTCGGCGTGCATCCGCATCCCGATGTACTCCTCCTCGCCCAAGGCGAAGCGCATCGAGTTCCGTGCGCCAGACCCATCCTGCAACCCATATCTTGCCTTCGCAGCGATGCTGCTGGCGGGACTGGACGGCATCCAGAACAAAATCGTGCCGCCCGACCCCATCGACAAAGACCTTTACGAACTGCCCGCCGAGGAACGTAGAGGCATCCAGCACACACCGGCGAGTCTGGCGGAGTCGTTGCAGGCATTGCGCGAGGACCATGAGTACCTGCTGCGAGGCGGGGTGTTTACCGAGGACCTGATAGAGACCTATATCGACTACAAGCAGAAGCGCGAAGTGGAAGGTGTGGCTTTACGCCCGCATCCCTACGAGTTCGTGCTGTACTTTGACGTGTAACACCGAACGACCGCTGCAGCGTGAACGACACCTCTGCCCCACCCCCCTCTCCTGCAAGGAGAGGGGGATAGGTTCTATCTCAAGCAACTGCCAGATTCTCAGGATTCAGCCCCTCCAGCTCCGGCACCACAAACCGCCCATCCCGGCGTACCAGGCGCTCATCGAAGTAGACCTCTCCTCCGCCGTACTCTGGACGCTGAATCAGCACCAGGTCCCAGTGTATCTGCGAGCGGTTGCCATTATCCGCCGTCGTGTAGGCGTTGCCGGGAGTGAAATGCAAAGAGCCCGCTATCTTCTCGTCGAACAGCGTGTCCTTCATCGGGTGCAGGATATGTGGGTTGAAGCCCAGCGAGAACTCGCCCACATACCGTGCCCCCTCATCGAAGTCCAGTATCCTGTTCATCTCCTCGGTGAGATTGCAGGAGGCTTCCACGATTTTACCCGCACGGAACACCAGTCGGATGTTCTCGAAGCTCTTGCCGTGGTACAGCGAAGGCACGTTGAAGGTGATTTCACCCTCCACCGAGTCGCGCACGGGGGCGGTGAAGCATTCACCGTCGGGGATGTTGCGCAACCCGTAGCAGGGGATGACCGGAATACCTTTGATGGAGAAGGTCAGGTCGGTGCCCGGTCCCACAAGCCGCACGCGGTCGGTCCGGCTCATCAGTTCCGCCAGCGGTTGAACTGCCTTTTCCATTCGGCTGTAATCCAGCGTGCACACGCGGAAGTAGTAGTCTTCAAACGCCTCGGTGCTCATGTTCGCCTGCTGTGCCATACTATCGTTGGGCCAGCGTAGCACCACCCACCGGGTGCTGGGCACGCGAACTTCGCTGTGAACCGGTTTCCACCATAACCTCTGCACCATCTCCACCTTCTCCATCGGCACATCCGACAGCTGCGCGCTGTTTAACGTGCCTCGCACTCCGATGTAGCACTGCATCTTCTCCATACGATACTTCTCCACATCGGCGATGGTCTGCAGTTGCTCTTCGGTGGCGTGCATCTGTAGCGCGCGCATCACTTTCGAATGCTTTGTATCCACCAGCGGGACGCCGCCTGCTTTTACAATCTGCTCTATCAACACGCACAGGAACTCCTCGGGCACATCGGTGGCTTCTACCAGCACCTTGTCCCCCGGCTGCACGCGCGTGCTGTGCCCGACCAGTACCTGTGCTAACTGTTCAAAGCGAGGATCTCTCACCGCTCTACCTCCGTCATCGTAGTGCCTCGGGCATTTACCATGATAACATTTCCTCTGTAGAGGATGAGGCTCCTGCCAAGCCGTTTTCTGTATCATTGCGAAGCAGGCGCATAAGCAATCCCCTCCGATAAGACGTTTGCAGACGGTCGTGAACGATAGCCGGGTTTACCGGCATTTTTCGTATTTGTTGCGACGGGGAAGGAGATTCGTCTTGACAGAGCGGAATCTGTCTTATACAATCACTGAAGATAACCAACCAACTCAAACACCGAGAACGCAAAAAAACGATAATTGCGCCATGAACGCACACAGGAGGAATACGATGCAGGAGGAACTCAAAGCACTTGCCCAGGCGATTCTGGAAGGCAAACGCAACGAGGCAGTAGAACTCACCCAGAAGCTGGTAGATGCCGGCGTCACCCCGAAACAGATACTTGATGAGGGACTCATCGCCGGCATGTCCGTTGCCGGTGAAAAGTTCAAGAACGGCGAGTATTTCGTGCCAGAGATTCTGGTAGCGGCGCGCGCCATGAAGGCAGCGATGGAGATTCTGCGCCCCTTGCTGGTAGCCACCGATGTGCAGCCGATAGGCACGATGGTTATCGGTACCGTGCGAGGCGACCTGCACGACATCGGCAAGAATCTGGTAGCCATGATGGTAGAGGGCGCAGGCTTCAAGGTTGTTGATCTGGGCGTGGACGTGACCGCCGATAAGTTCATCGCTGCTGCCAAGGAGCATAATGCCCAGATTGTGGGAATGTCTGCCCTGTTAACCACTACCATGACCTATATCCCCGAAGTGATTAAGGCTTTCGACGCGGAGGGGCTGCGCCCGAAGGTGAAACTCATCGTGGGTGGCGCGCCGGTGACCCAGGAATGGGCGAACCAGATTGGCGCCGACGCTTACGCTCCCGACGCCGCCACCGCTGTCGACAAGTGTAAAGAGCTGCTGGGCGCGGCGTAGTATATTATCTGGAGAGCGAGGCTTCTGCCGAACTGAAGCAATCTCTCTCAGGAGAGGTTGCGGGAGGAGTTTGTTGTTCACCGCGACAGGCAAGAGCTTCGCCCGCCAGAGCAAAGGTGGCGGCAGCAGTGACATCCAGAGAGCGGGTGCTATGCGCATTTCACCGGGGCACGCCCGACCGTGTCCCGGTCTCCCCACAGCATTTTGGGCGCATCCCTCCGGATAGCGACCTCGCTGCCCAGCTGGTGCGTGAGACCGATATCATGCTCTACGCAGGGGGAGCATGCGATTGTTTCGTCGGCTCTGCGCTGCCGCGCCATGTAGAGACTATCGGCAACATAACCCGCACCGTTTACCACACTCCACACGGCGACCTGACCCGTGTCGTTACGCGTACGCCGGTAACCTCCGCATGCACCGAGTTCCCCTGCAAAAACGCCGATGACGTGCTGAAGCTGCTTGACGCGCCCTACGCACCGCCCACCGACGAAGTAGTACAGGACGCGGTGCGCCACTTCTTCCAGAGGAAGGAATGGCTCGGCGACGAAGGGGTCGTGCTCTTCGAACTGCCAGATGCCATCTGTTTTCCGGCAGAATGGCTCTCACCACAGGATTTCTGTTTGCTATGGGCAGATGCCCCCGAAGTCATGGAAGAGATGGTACGTGTGGGCAACGAGCGGTTGCTGGCGTTCGTGGAACGAGTGTTGAAAACGGGAGTAGATATGTTTCGCATCGTCGGCGGCGAATACGCCTCTACGCAGCTGGGCCCGGTCGCTTACGACAGGCTGGTGCGCCGACCCGATAAGGAGCTGGTCGCGCTCATGCACCAGTACGGAGCCATCGCCTACTTCCACAACCACGGTGCCATCATGCGCTACCTGGAGGCGATTGTGGATATCGGAGTAGATGCGCTGGACCCACTGGAGGCACCGCCTTGGGGCGACTGTGATATGCCGAAGGCGAAGAGTATCCTGCAGGGGCGCGTGTGTATCGTGGGCAACATCGATGATATGGAGGTCATGAACCAGCGCAGCACGGAGGAGATACTTGCCATTGGCAAAAAGCTCATTGAGGAGGCAGGCCCCGACGGCTTTGTGCTGAGCGGTACTGCGTCGGGCACGTACGGCGAACACGCCGCCCGAAACTTTATCGCGTTAGCAAGGTACGTGAGAAGCCAGATGTAACCGGAGGAAAGAATGACGCCCAGAGAACGTGTTCTACGTGCTGTTCGCCGTGAAGTACCGGACAAAGTGCCCAAAGAGATGGGCTTCACCCCGGCAGCGTATGACCGCTTCGTGAAAGAGACCGGGCACACCGATCCTGCCGAATACTTCAGCATGGAGATTCGCTATGTGGGCTTTCGCCCTCCACGCGAGCTGCCCGACTTCAGCAAGTACCTGCAGAAACTACCGCCCGGCAGTCGCATCAGCAGCGAATACGGCACGGCGCACATCCCCGGCACGTTTTACCATTTCACTCGCTACGTGTTCCCGCTGGAGCACGCCACCACCATCCGCGAACTGGAGGAGTACCCCTGGCCCGATTTCACTCCACCCTACCGCCACGAGCATCTGGAAGCGGAGGTGCAGGCGTGGCACTCGAAGGGTTACTTTGTCACCGGCTTCGCAGGGCATATTTTTGAAACCGCCTGGCAAATCATCGGCTTCGAGCGCATCTTCCGTGACTTCATCGAGAACCCCGAATTCGTGGAGTGGGTACTAGAGAAAATCACGCAGGACAATTGCTTCAAAGCACGCCGCCTCGCGGAAGCCGGGGTGGATATGGTGCAGTTCGGCGATGACGTAGGGATGCAGGACAGGCTGATGATGCGCCCGGAGGTGTGGCGACGCTTCCTGAAACCCCGCCTCGCCCGCGAAATCGCTGCTGCGCGTGCGGTGCGCCCCAACATCCCAATATGGTACCACAGCGACGGCAACATCGCCGACATCATCGAAGACCTCATCGAGGTGGGCGTCACCGTGCTGAACCCAGTGCAGCCGGAGTGCCTGAATATGGACTGGGTGAAGCGCGAATTCGGCGACCGGCTGGCGTTCTGGGGTACTATCGGCACGCAAACGGTAATGCCCTTCGGCAAGCCCGAAGATGTTAAACAAGCGGTCAAAGAGATGATTGATCGTTTCGCACCCGGGCTGGTGATCGCCCCAACGCACGTGATAGAACCCGATGTACCGTGGGAGAACATCCTGGCGTTCTTTGAAGCGGTGGAGGAGTACGGCAGGCTATCGCCTTGACTTATCACCCCTCCCTTGCCTATACTAAAGGCATGAGTAACGCAGTGTTCACTGTATCCGCCCCCGGGCGGATTTGTCTTTTCGGAGAGCATCAGGACTATCTGGGACTGCCCGTCATCGCCGCCGCCATCAATCGGCGTATTCAGGCGGAAGTGCGTCTCTCGTCCGACGGCAACCTGCTGAAGCTGGACATGCCCGACATCGGCGAGCAGATGGAGGTGGACCCCACCCAAGAGCAGCGCTATGCGCACTCGCGCGACTACCTGCGGGCGGGCGTGAACGTGCTGCGTCGGGAGGGAGCGCGCTTCCCCAGAGGCGCGGATATCCGTATCACCAGCAACATCCCCATGCAGGCAGGCGTTTCCAGCTCCTCCGCGTTGGTCATTATGTGGTTGCGCCTGCTGTGCCAGCTAGCGGAACCACCTCTTCAGCCAGACCCCGAAACGCTGGCTCGGTGGGGACATCGGACAGAGGTGCTGGAGTTCCACGAGCCGGGCGGCATGATGGACCACTTCTGCGCCGCTTTAGGAGGCGTGCTGTACATCGATACTACTCCGCCTTACCACGCCACGCGCCTACCCATACAGCTGAGCGGGCTGGTGTTGGCGGACTCCCTGCAACCGAAAGCCACTGTGGAGGTTCTTGCCTCTCGCAGGCGCGATGTCACGGAGGGCATCGCGTTGCTGAAGGAAAGGATGCCCCGCTTCGACCTGCACAACACTCCCCTGGAGGAAGCGGAAGAGGCTCTCCGGAGCCTTCCCGAGCGCAACGCCCGCCGCGTGCGCGCCAACCTGATAAACCGCGACCTCACGCGCCGTGCCATGCAGTTGTTGCAAAGCGATAACTGGAAACCTCAGGTTCTGGGCGATCTGCTGCTGGCACACCACGCACAGCTGCGTGACGGTCTGGAAGTATCCACGCCCAAGATCGAAAAGATGCTGGAAGCGGCATTGCGGGCAGGCGCGCTGGGCGGTAAGGTGAATGGCTCCGGCGGGGGCGGTTGCCTGTTCGCCTATGCGCCAGGGCGCGAGGAAGAGGTCGTGGAAGCCTTCAAAAGCGCGGGAGGAGACGCCTGGCACGTGCGCGTGGACACAGGAGCCAGGGTGGAATGAGCGACCTTCCGCGCCGATGTGTGCTGTTGGCAGCGGGCAGAGGAACCCGGCTGGGCGAGGTGACCCGCAACATCCCTAAGCCGATGGTTCCTCTTGCCGGACGCCCTCTGCTGGAGCATATCCTGTTGCGCGTCCGCGAGGCAACACCCATCCGCGATTTTACCATCGTGGTGCAATACCGTGCAGAAAGCATCGTACAGCATTTTGGAGATGGCGAAGCCTTCGGCGTGAGCATGTGCTACGTGCGCCAGCCAGAGGAACAGCCCGGCACAGGCGGAGCGTTGCGGGCCGCTTTGGAAGTACTCCCCGCCGAGCCGGTGCTGATGAGCTTCGGTGACATCCTGACTGACCCGGCAAACTATCAGCGTCTATTGCACGCATATCATCCCTCTCTTGTCGCTTTGCTAGGCGTCAACTGGCTGCCCGATGTATCCGAAGGGGGAGGTGTGTGGCTGGAGGGCGAAAGAGTTACTCGCCTGCAAGAGAAACCACACCACCCCGACACCCACTGGAACCTCGCAGGAGTGCATATCTTCTCATCTGCCATCCTGCCTGTGTTGCGCGATCTGCTCCCTTCCGCACGCGGAGAGTACGAGCTCACCGACGCTATGCACACTCTCCTGCTGCAATACCCTGACGCGGTGAGAGCGGTTCGTTTCGAAGGCTACTGGAACGACGTGGGCACGCCCGAACGCCTCCGACAAGCGGAACACTATCTGGAAGGACTGCTGCTGCACAAGGACGAATGTGGAGGTGAGATAAACCGCCTGCATGCATAAACGGAGGAGAACCATGAAAGGCAACACCGAGATACTGAAAGTACTCAACGAACTGCTCTCCGATGAACTCACCGCTATCCA encodes:
- the rplA gene encoding 50S ribosomal protein L1 encodes the protein MPQHGKRYLEAKQQVDRNRLYGVREALELAKSLANAGFDETIDIAVNLGVDPRHGDQMVRGTTTLPHGTGKKIKVAVFAKGDKAEEALNAGADVVGAEDLIQQIQQGWRDFDVLVATPDMVPQVSRLGRLLGPRMPNAKSGTVTNDIDRVVRDLKQSKRVAFRVEKAGIVHMPIGKASFEVDHLVENFIAAINALLKAKPAAAKGRYLRGITVSSTMGPGIRVDTQEAQKLAETAA
- the rplK gene encoding 50S ribosomal protein L11, which codes for MAKKITAVVKIQIPAGKATPAPPVGSSLGPYGINMMEFIKQYNERTASQMGSIVPVEITIYEDRSFTFVTKTPPASELLRKAAGIEKGSSTPNRQKVGKITIEQLREIARTKMPDLNANDEEAAMKIVAGTARSMGIEIVS
- the nusG gene encoding transcription termination/antitermination protein NusG, encoding MQKQWYAVHTYAGHENKVKTAIERRAEAMGLRDRIFRILVPTEQEMRTRQGKKVTVSRKIFPGYILIEMILDEQTWYLVKSTAGVTGFVTSGDKPVPLQEKEVEAILETVEGTQKKPRVAWQPGEQVRVVSGPFTDFHGTIQEVLPDKEKVRVLISLFGRDTPVEFDFEQIEKIT
- the rpmG gene encoding 50S ribosomal protein L33; this encodes MASKNKENRIIITLACTECRSRNYTTTKNRINDPDRLELRKYCPRCRHHVVHREVK
- the tuf1 gene encoding elongation factor Tu; translation: MGKQRFERTKPHVNIGTIGHVDHGKTTLTAAITRVLAKEGLAEYQPYERIDSAPEERERGVTINIYHAEYQTPNRHYAHVDCPGHADYIKNMITGAAQMDGAILVVSAADGPMPQTREHILLARQVGVPYIVVFLNKEDMVDDPELLELVELEVRELLSKYGFPGDEVPVISGSALKVIEAADVDRNDPWVQKIWQLIEAIDTYIPTPQRDIDKPFLMPIEDVFTITGRGTVVTGRVERGVLRVGEQVEIVGLHPETRTTVATSLEMFRKTLDQIQAGDNAGVLLRGIDRKEVERGMVLAKPGSITPHTKFAAEIYVLTKEEGGRHTPFFSGYRPQFYFRTTDVTGTMKLPEGVEMVMPGDNVRIEVELIAPIAMEEGLRFAVREGGHTVGAGVVTKIIE
- a CDS encoding glutamine synthetase; the protein is MTPKEAIDFAREKEARIVDLRFTDLPGTWQHFSMPVEALDESLFEEGIGFDGSSIRGFQVINESDMLLIPDPSSVFMDPFTEHPTVVFICDVVDPLTRERYTRDPRYVAQKAEQYLRSTGIADVAYFGPEAEFYILNDVRFDQNQHSGYYFVDSDEGAWNMGRDEKPNLGYKVRYKEGYFPVPPSDSLQDLRTEMMLNLMAVGVEPEVHHHEVATAGQAEIDIRFAPLVQMGDSLMKYKYVIKQTAFQNGYTVTFMPKPIFMDNGSGMHVHQSLWKNGVNIFFDERGYAGLSETAIYYIGGILKHAASVLAFAAPTTNSYRRLVPGYEAPINLIYSQRNRSACIRIPMYSSSPKAKRIEFRAPDPSCNPYLAFAAMLLAGLDGIQNKIVPPDPIDKDLYELPAEERRGIQHTPASLAESLQALREDHEYLLRGGVFTEDLIETYIDYKQKREVEGVALRPHPYEFVLYFDV
- the ampS gene encoding aminopeptidase; the encoded protein is MRDPRFEQLAQVLVGHSTRVQPGDKVLVEATDVPEEFLCVLIEQIVKAGGVPLVDTKHSKVMRALQMHATEEQLQTIADVEKYRMEKMQCYIGVRGTLNSAQLSDVPMEKVEMVQRLWWKPVHSEVRVPSTRWVVLRWPNDSMAQQANMSTEAFEDYYFRVCTLDYSRMEKAVQPLAELMSRTDRVRLVGPGTDLTFSIKGIPVIPCYGLRNIPDGECFTAPVRDSVEGEITFNVPSLYHGKSFENIRLVFRAGKIVEASCNLTEEMNRILDFDEGARYVGEFSLGFNPHILHPMKDTLFDEKIAGSLHFTPGNAYTTADNGNRSQIHWDLVLIQRPEYGGGEVYFDERLVRRDGRFVVPELEGLNPENLAVA
- a CDS encoding corrinoid methyltransferase, with amino-acid sequence MQEELKALAQAILEGKRNEAVELTQKLVDAGVTPKQILDEGLIAGMSVAGEKFKNGEYFVPEILVAARAMKAAMEILRPLLVATDVQPIGTMVIGTVRGDLHDIGKNLVAMMVEGAGFKVVDLGVDVTADKFIAAAKEHNAQIVGMSALLTTTMTYIPEVIKAFDAEGLRPKVKLIVGGAPVTQEWANQIGADAYAPDAATAVDKCKELLGAA
- a CDS encoding mevalonate kinase, producing the protein MTYHPSLAYTKGMSNAVFTVSAPGRICLFGEHQDYLGLPVIAAAINRRIQAEVRLSSDGNLLKLDMPDIGEQMEVDPTQEQRYAHSRDYLRAGVNVLRREGARFPRGADIRITSNIPMQAGVSSSSALVIMWLRLLCQLAEPPLQPDPETLARWGHRTEVLEFHEPGGMMDHFCAALGGVLYIDTTPPYHATRLPIQLSGLVLADSLQPKATVEVLASRRRDVTEGIALLKERMPRFDLHNTPLEEAEEALRSLPERNARRVRANLINRDLTRRAMQLLQSDNWKPQVLGDLLLAHHAQLRDGLEVSTPKIEKMLEAALRAGALGGKVNGSGGGGCLFAYAPGREEEVVEAFKSAGGDAWHVRVDTGARVE